In Ascochyta rabiei chromosome 2, complete sequence, one genomic interval encodes:
- a CDS encoding Prohibitin-2, subunit of the prohibitin complex (Phb1p-Phb2p), translating to MSASLSTPPSDIAFCHHHLDHLDASQPHISTPTMAAPDPKEAWQRIQNELTRRTSRLGGSGGGAPKGTAGGIAGLVLLGGGLWLANNALFNVDGGHRAIKYTRLGGVQKEIYNEGTHFNMPWFETPITYDVRAKPRNVASLTGTKDLQMVNITCRVLSRPRVEALPQIYRTLGTDYDERVLPSIVNEVLKSVVAQFNASQLITQRENVSRLVRDNLVRRAARFNIMLDDVSLTHLAFSPEFTAAVEAKQVAQQEAQRAAFVVDKARQEKQATVVRAQGEARSAELIGDAIKKSRTYVDLREFENAKNIAQILEKSANKVYLDSNGLGLNVSQTTSDKEKRAKQ from the exons ATGAGCGCATCATTATCGACGCCTCCATCAGACATCGCCTTctgccaccaccacctcgacCACCTCGACGCCTCCCAACCGCACATCTCCACCCCCACAATGGCTGCACCCGACCCAAAGGAAGCGTGGCAGCGCATCCAGAATGAGCTCACCCGCCGCACCTCGCGTCTAGGCGGCTCCGGCGGCGGCGCTCCCAAGGGCACAGCAGGCGGCATCGCAGGCCTCGTCCTGCTCGGCGGCGGTCTCTGGCTCGCCAACAACGCCCTCTTCAACGTCGATGGAGGGCACCGCGCCATCAAGTACACACGACTGGGCGGCGTGCAGAAGGAAATCTACAACGAAGGCACCCACTTCAACATGCCGTGGTTCGAGACGCCCATCACCTACGACGTGCGCGCAAAGCCGAGGAATGTGGCCTCGTTGACGGGCACAAAGGACCTGCAGATGGTCAACATCACCTGCAGAGTCCTCAGCAGGCCGCGGGTCGAGGCGCTGCCGCAGATCTACCGCACCCTGGGCACAGACTACGACGAGCGCGTGCTGCCCTCCATTGTCAACGAAGTCCTGAAGAGCGTCGTCGCCCAGTTCAACGCCTCGCAGCTCATCACCCAGCGTGAGAACGTCTCAAGGCTGGTCCGCGACAACCTGGTCCGAAGAGCTGCAAGGTTCAACATCATGCTCGACGACGTCTCCCTCACA CACCTCGCCTTCTCGCCCGAATTCACCGCCGCCGTTGAAGCCAAGCAAGTCGCCCAACAAGAAGCACAGCGCGCCGCCTTCGTCGTCGACAAAGCGCGCCAGGAGAAGCAAGCCACAGTCGTGCGCGCCCAGGGAGAAGCCCGCTCCGCCGAGCTGATCGGCGACGCCATCAAGAAGAGCCGCACCTACGTCGACCTGCGCGAGTTTGAGAATGCAAAGAACATTGCCCAGATCCTCGAGAAGAGCGCAAACAAGGTCTACCTCGACTCCAACGGCCTCGGCCTCAACGTCAGCCAGACAACGAGCGACAAGGAGAAGCGGGCTAAGCAGTAG